In one Geoglobus acetivorans genomic region, the following are encoded:
- a CDS encoding ABC transporter permease: MYLQLAIRNLSRARVRSVLAIIGIIIGVTAITSIGIFGDNLKKAVLQSFGDIANEIIISPNPKEGYRFIDDRDIETIQKSPFVSQVIPVKADAFELLFRGDRRVVTVYGLDEQNVADLFKVESGVINLKAGRAIIGKSLAEDLKIRLGDKITLNGKIYRISAILEKEGARFDINPNNAVIISPKEHPAEYSAVIVKVKDIEDIEPFKKYISRTINMKDEKVELLEMKSILNRIDEAFAQMNLFLMAIAGVSLLVAGVSILNIMLMSTIERTKEIGIMRAIGARKKVIMKIFLLEASILGVSGSLVGAVLSIAGGYLITKLILGDVATIFNLTTVIFSLEGFFFGILTAVISGLYPAWRASNLEPIEALRYE; encoded by the coding sequence ATGTATCTTCAGCTGGCAATTAGAAATCTGAGCAGAGCGAGAGTGAGGAGCGTTCTGGCAATAATCGGGATTATCATAGGCGTTACTGCAATAACATCCATAGGGATTTTTGGGGACAACCTGAAAAAAGCAGTCCTCCAGAGTTTTGGAGATATAGCCAATGAGATCATCATCTCCCCGAATCCAAAAGAGGGGTACAGATTCATTGACGACAGAGACATAGAAACCATACAAAAGTCTCCGTTTGTTTCTCAGGTAATTCCCGTTAAAGCTGATGCCTTTGAGCTTTTATTCCGGGGGGACAGGCGAGTCGTAACAGTCTACGGTCTTGATGAACAGAATGTGGCTGACCTTTTCAAGGTGGAATCCGGAGTTATAAATCTGAAGGCAGGAAGAGCAATAATAGGGAAGTCCCTCGCAGAGGACCTCAAAATAAGGCTGGGAGACAAGATAACCCTGAACGGAAAGATATACAGAATTTCCGCAATTCTCGAAAAAGAGGGGGCAAGGTTCGACATAAATCCAAACAATGCTGTGATAATTTCTCCGAAGGAACATCCCGCAGAGTATTCAGCAGTGATTGTAAAGGTCAAGGACATTGAGGACATTGAACCCTTCAAGAAATACATATCAAGGACAATCAACATGAAAGATGAGAAAGTGGAGCTTCTCGAGATGAAGTCCATACTGAACAGAATAGATGAGGCGTTCGCACAGATGAACCTGTTTCTGATGGCAATAGCTGGAGTGTCCCTGCTCGTGGCCGGTGTTAGTATACTGAACATCATGCTCATGTCAACCATCGAGAGAACGAAGGAAATTGGCATAATGCGTGCAATAGGTGCGAGGAAAAAGGTCATCATGAAAATCTTTCTGCTCGAGGCATCGATTCTGGGAGTATCAGGAAGTCTCGTCGGGGCAGTCCTGAGCATTGCCGGAGGCTACCTGATAACAAAGCTCATACTGGGAGACGTTGCAACAATCTTCAACCTCACAACAGTAATATTTTCTCTCGAAGGATTCTTTTTCGGCATACTCACAGCAGTGATCAGCGGACTGTATCCTGCATGGAGGGCCAGCAACCTTGAACCGATTGAAGCCCTGAGGTACGAATGA
- a CDS encoding ATP-binding cassette domain-containing protein, which translates to MKVVVFDNVKKVYRTEFYEVKALDGINLEIEKGEFLTIMGPSGSGKSTMLNLIGCLDKPTEGEIYINGVATSRLSDDELTDLRRDTIGFVFQQFNLIPTLTARENVELPMIFRGISEQERGERAMELLKLVGIEKEAERKPVEMSGGQQQRVAIARALANNPEILLCDEPTGNLDSKTGKQVMEILRVLNEEGVTVVLVTHDESLKGYADRVVRLRDGRIINVSSAGN; encoded by the coding sequence ATGAAGGTTGTGGTATTCGACAACGTCAAAAAAGTGTACAGGACGGAATTTTACGAGGTAAAGGCACTTGACGGCATAAACCTGGAAATCGAGAAGGGAGAGTTTCTGACAATCATGGGGCCGTCTGGCAGTGGAAAAAGCACAATGCTTAACCTGATTGGCTGCCTTGATAAGCCAACTGAAGGGGAGATTTACATAAACGGCGTCGCCACATCCAGGCTCAGTGATGATGAGCTTACAGATCTGAGGAGGGACACCATAGGCTTTGTATTTCAGCAGTTCAATCTGATTCCAACTCTGACCGCCAGAGAGAACGTCGAGCTACCCATGATTTTCAGGGGCATAAGCGAGCAGGAAAGGGGTGAAAGAGCAATGGAGCTTTTGAAACTGGTGGGAATCGAAAAAGAAGCGGAAAGGAAACCGGTGGAGATGAGTGGAGGGCAGCAGCAGAGGGTTGCAATAGCAAGAGCCCTTGCCAACAATCCCGAAATCCTGCTCTGCGACGAACCGACAGGCAACCTCGACTCAAAAACCGGGAAACAGGTTATGGAAATCCTCAGGGTTCTCAACGAAGAGGGAGTTACAGTCGTCCTCGTTACGCACGACGAGTCGCTGAAAGGTTATGCAGATAGAGTGGTTAGACTGAGGGACGGGAGGATCATAAATGTATCTTCAGCTGGCAATTAG
- a CDS encoding COG1361 family protein, whose product MKKLIFIIGLLILIAPAAAQVSVTYEISQDRILVGDEVECFLIIKNPNPIPENLRSIVFFSDLISPRIFSEVGVIPPNSEYRLPFIFKAEKEGTHIVEVSVKTYNGIIRTYIPFTVESAEPELVLKTGEIYLGEKNVISVSAIWDSAVRIKPLFNASPSESYGNDFEFVFTPEKPEKLRFEIEYSNGNNIHSVIKEVNPVWITSSGVTLSVTYNRNAYANEAVEVSVKVANLKKSPINSLSITIGGDERFIPELKPNETWEGSFYVQPEKGADVTLKYRDELGKEHEMTKKLEFNTINESAVQICGYEFDDSTLTGEVCNLGSTEVKNVIVRFGGKSYFVGSILPEDYEVFSFKAEGNGTIEVSWKNLAGNVLTISSFAEEKKVELKNAEGGREILYASAIVSVAIVLLAILAFRRK is encoded by the coding sequence ATGAAAAAATTGATTTTCATTATTGGTCTCCTCATATTGATTGCCCCTGCAGCCGCCCAGGTGTCAGTAACATACGAGATCAGCCAGGATAGAATACTCGTGGGCGATGAGGTGGAATGTTTCCTGATAATAAAAAACCCGAATCCAATCCCGGAGAATCTCCGAAGCATTGTATTCTTTTCAGACCTCATTTCACCGAGAATCTTCTCTGAAGTGGGAGTGATACCCCCCAACTCAGAATATCGCCTCCCGTTCATCTTCAAAGCCGAAAAAGAGGGGACACATATTGTTGAGGTGAGTGTGAAAACATACAACGGGATCATAAGGACATACATACCTTTCACAGTCGAAAGCGCTGAACCGGAACTGGTTCTAAAGACCGGCGAGATATATCTCGGAGAAAAGAACGTGATTTCTGTCTCGGCCATCTGGGATTCTGCGGTAAGAATTAAACCACTATTCAACGCTTCCCCTTCAGAAAGTTATGGGAACGACTTTGAATTTGTTTTCACACCAGAAAAACCGGAAAAACTCCGTTTTGAAATAGAATACAGCAACGGAAATAACATCCACAGTGTCATTAAGGAAGTGAATCCAGTGTGGATCACATCATCTGGGGTTACCCTTTCCGTTACATATAATCGTAACGCATACGCAAATGAGGCTGTTGAGGTTTCTGTCAAGGTAGCCAACCTCAAAAAATCGCCGATAAATTCCCTAAGCATAACCATTGGTGGGGACGAGAGGTTCATTCCGGAGCTGAAGCCAAACGAGACCTGGGAAGGGAGTTTCTACGTTCAGCCAGAAAAAGGCGCCGATGTTACGCTGAAATACAGGGATGAACTTGGAAAGGAACATGAGATGACGAAAAAGCTCGAATTCAACACAATTAACGAAAGTGCGGTCCAGATATGCGGATATGAATTCGATGACAGCACACTTACAGGAGAGGTGTGCAATCTCGGATCAACCGAGGTTAAAAACGTCATAGTCCGCTTTGGAGGTAAAAGCTATTTTGTCGGTTCGATTCTTCCTGAGGATTACGAAGTGTTCTCGTTCAAGGCAGAGGGCAATGGAACGATCGAGGTCAGCTGGAAAAACCTGGCAGGTAACGTGCTGACGATCTCGTCATTTGCTGAGGAGAAAAAAGTGGAACTGAAAAACGCTGAAGGAGGAAGAGAAATCCTCTACGCCTCCGCAATCGTGTCGGTGGCAATAGTGTTGCTTGCAATTCTGGCATTCAGGAGAAAATGA
- a CDS encoding bifunctional L-myo-inositol-1-phosphate cytidylyltransferase/CDP-L-myo-inositol myo-inositolphosphotransferase, protein MTPENVPRKAVILTAGLGTRMGGRPKALLKVGGREIIWRNIKMLQDCGVREFILVINPKFGPQIMEFLEKEGFKFRYVTNAHPEKGNGYSLYLAKDFIDEEFILIMGDHVYEEEFIKEAVRAKGLVGDPEPEFVDISEATKVRVKNGRVERIGKNLKDFDCIDTGFFVLTPEIFRHAEEIVKDKEEVSLSEIMERARVEVTLVSSKFWMDVDTKEELERANREIIRRSIKSGEDGFISRHLNRKISIRVTEKVIDSLTPNQASLISFLAGITSFFLIFFSKPVAGIFFQLSSILDGIDGEIARARMMGSSFGGWIDSNLDRIVDFLFLLGLAYTSGLNTSGWVLFSLAAFGSYMVSYTSERYRGAFGRSIFQDYPVLRKIPGKRDERIFLTMVFLVFNAVLELFALLAALTLTRVALTLLLVWREST, encoded by the coding sequence ATGACCCCCGAAAATGTTCCCAGAAAGGCAGTGATACTCACAGCCGGTCTGGGGACGCGGATGGGAGGTCGCCCGAAAGCATTGCTGAAGGTGGGAGGAAGGGAGATAATCTGGAGAAACATCAAAATGCTCCAGGATTGCGGGGTTCGCGAGTTCATTCTCGTCATCAATCCTAAATTCGGACCCCAGATCATGGAGTTTCTTGAAAAAGAGGGTTTCAAATTCAGATACGTCACCAATGCCCATCCGGAAAAAGGTAACGGTTATTCCCTCTACCTGGCAAAAGACTTCATCGACGAGGAGTTCATCCTGATAATGGGCGACCACGTTTACGAAGAAGAGTTTATAAAAGAGGCAGTGAGAGCGAAGGGTCTGGTTGGAGATCCTGAACCGGAATTCGTGGATATCAGCGAGGCCACGAAAGTAAGGGTGAAAAATGGCAGGGTAGAGAGAATAGGAAAGAACCTGAAAGATTTCGACTGCATTGACACCGGATTTTTTGTACTGACACCTGAAATTTTCAGGCACGCTGAAGAAATTGTAAAAGACAAGGAAGAGGTGTCTCTTTCCGAAATAATGGAAAGAGCAAGAGTGGAGGTCACACTGGTTTCGAGCAAATTCTGGATGGATGTTGACACCAAAGAAGAACTTGAAAGGGCAAACAGGGAGATTATAAGGAGGAGCATAAAGTCTGGAGAGGATGGATTCATTTCAAGGCACCTGAACAGAAAGATATCGATCAGGGTTACAGAAAAGGTCATTGATAGCCTTACACCAAACCAGGCATCCTTAATAAGCTTCCTTGCAGGAATAACGTCCTTTTTTCTGATATTTTTCTCCAAACCCGTTGCAGGCATATTTTTTCAGCTGAGTTCAATTTTGGATGGCATTGATGGGGAAATTGCACGGGCGAGAATGATGGGCAGTTCGTTTGGCGGCTGGATAGATTCAAATCTGGACAGAATCGTCGATTTCCTTTTTCTGCTTGGCCTCGCATATACTTCTGGCCTCAACACATCCGGATGGGTTCTTTTCTCCCTTGCAGCGTTTGGCAGCTACATGGTGAGCTACACCTCTGAAAGATACAGAGGGGCGTTTGGAAGGAGTATTTTTCAGGATTATCCGGTTTTGAGAAAAATTCCCGGAAAGAGAGATGAAAGAATATTCCTGACAATGGTCTTTCTGGTGTTCAACGCAGTTTTGGAGCTGTTCGCATTGCTGGCCGCTCTGACACTCACCAGGGTCGCCCTCACACTGCTGTTAGTGTGGAGAGAGTCCACTTAA
- a CDS encoding BlaI/MecI/CopY family transcriptional regulator, with protein sequence MVKKERIEFDENISPLSPLEERIMDFLWTNGPSPIGVISESLNVTMSSVAATLDRLVKNGIVERRQEKVDGRRKFVYYPLLSKDDMVKMFVENILDRLVENFGDVVVEYFHRRGIRQ encoded by the coding sequence ATGGTGAAAAAGGAAAGAATAGAATTTGATGAAAACATATCTCCTCTATCACCACTGGAAGAAAGGATTATGGACTTTCTCTGGACCAATGGTCCATCTCCCATTGGGGTTATTTCTGAAAGTTTGAACGTTACAATGTCGAGTGTCGCCGCAACTCTCGACAGGCTTGTGAAAAATGGAATTGTCGAAAGAAGACAGGAAAAAGTAGATGGCAGAAGAAAGTTTGTTTATTATCCTCTGCTATCCAAAGACGATATGGTCAAAATGTTTGTGGAGAACATACTGGACAGGCTTGTTGAGAATTTTGGAGATGTGGTGGTGGAGTACTTCCACAGGAGAGGCATTAGGCAATGA
- a CDS encoding M48 family metalloprotease, producing MNTLECTIVCFKQSGMMFPILVITSGVLISLAGYFAVRDNIEKLRFYWMANVLALFNAPVVYFSMACDMLFFLKLYITYAFLVLTGIFISPHLYRYYLKKKYGYERDGELERLAGLERVYLLNTSFPRAFTMGRDVFISAGMLEILDESELMAVLYHEKFHVIENKTPFLNKLKFLTFLPFSQEKIEKMADEYAIRMVGRGPLERAKKKLEEFYG from the coding sequence ATGAACACCCTGGAGTGCACGATTGTCTGCTTCAAACAGTCAGGAATGATGTTTCCGATTCTGGTGATCACCTCCGGTGTTCTCATTTCTCTGGCAGGCTATTTTGCTGTCAGAGATAATATTGAAAAACTCAGATTTTACTGGATGGCGAACGTACTCGCCCTGTTCAACGCTCCGGTTGTTTACTTTTCTATGGCATGTGACATGCTGTTTTTCCTTAAACTGTACATCACGTATGCTTTTCTGGTCCTGACCGGAATTTTCATTTCTCCACACCTTTACAGGTATTATCTGAAAAAGAAGTATGGTTACGAGAGAGATGGAGAGCTTGAGAGGCTTGCAGGCCTTGAGAGGGTGTATCTTCTAAATACTTCATTTCCAAGAGCTTTTACAATGGGGAGAGATGTTTTCATATCTGCGGGGATGCTTGAAATTCTGGACGAGTCCGAGCTGATGGCTGTGCTGTATCATGAAAAGTTCCATGTAATTGAGAACAAGACTCCTTTCCTCAACAAGCTGAAGTTTCTGACGTTTTTGCCGTTTTCACAGGAAAAAATCGAGAAAATGGCAGACGAGTATGCGATCAGGATGGTCGGTAGAGGTCCACTGGAAAGAGCAAAGAAAAAGTTGGAAGAGTTCTACGGTTAA
- a CDS encoding cytochrome c-type biogenesis protein yields MKLKAVIVLFLLLIAGGKALAVTLDDIQSDVLCTCGCGMILKSCECGTAAKLREEINQMIGSGMTKEEIIAELQSTYGKEILANPPKEGVFAGLWYYPVVLISAGLIVLYAILKRRRSEWYADPDEIINKDYEDLELEH; encoded by the coding sequence ATGAAATTGAAAGCAGTGATTGTCCTATTTTTACTTTTAATCGCAGGTGGCAAAGCTCTTGCAGTAACCCTCGACGACATTCAGAGTGACGTGCTCTGTACATGCGGTTGCGGCATGATACTGAAAAGCTGTGAGTGCGGAACTGCAGCCAAACTTAGAGAAGAGATAAACCAGATGATCGGTTCGGGTATGACAAAGGAAGAGATTATAGCTGAACTTCAGTCAACATACGGTAAGGAGATTCTGGCCAATCCTCCCAAAGAAGGTGTTTTTGCGGGACTCTGGTACTATCCGGTAGTCCTCATCTCGGCAGGTCTGATCGTTCTGTACGCCATACTGAAGAGAAGGAGGTCAGAGTGGTACGCAGATCCTGACGAGATTATCAACAAAGATTACGAGGATCTGGAGCTCGAACATTAA
- a CDS encoding heme lyase CcmF/NrfE family subunit encodes MDIGYIFLFIAFISTLYSTAAYYFGIKEKRASYLKNGEKAIYLSAAATLVSSALLVYYFLTDNFRIEYVAYHSNIALPAAYKITAFWAGSEGSLLLWTVLIMGYAVAYVRMEKKDLLSAYTLMIVNIIALFFLTLLISIQNPFRDLGFMPSDGAGLNPLLQTPEMAAHPPTLFLGYAGSALVYALALAGVMTANDTWVYRGRKWIVFTWIWLTQGIFWGALWAYDVLGWGGYWAWDPVENSSLLPWLTLSALMHSVMIQEARRGMKLWNIILAFMTFEFVILGTYITRSGVISSVHAFGQSNLTPPFTFMLFAVFAITLYIIYERKDYIKSKDIIEAAASKEATFLFNNLILVTSALTVFWGTIFPLISEGITGYKVTIGPPFYNTVITPLAFFLIILLGLCIAFPWRRTSGKELLKRLRLPAAAFIAGLVYSIAVGHRFEMVIAISSFLFAITTHLQQYIWDTTSFREQYGNLSLIKIVLRRRRRYGGYTAHLGLLLVFIGIAGGIYAQEYENVRLQIHQPANFGEYTLIYSAPDYEDTPLKTTWAAKIEIWKDGRLLGEARPAIELYKAGNGEQIRKVYIHTEFPKDLYLILNGIDENSVLLTVKIEPTVNLIWLGSWILTAGGVFALIPRRFVRGLFEGTKKKEEVVS; translated from the coding sequence GTGGATATAGGATATATTTTTCTGTTTATAGCATTCATCAGTACGCTTTACTCCACCGCAGCGTACTACTTCGGTATAAAGGAAAAGAGAGCATCATACCTCAAAAACGGAGAGAAAGCCATCTATCTATCTGCAGCAGCGACACTGGTCAGCTCAGCACTGCTGGTTTATTACTTCCTCACAGATAACTTCAGAATAGAGTATGTGGCATATCATTCAAACATAGCACTTCCTGCAGCTTACAAGATAACTGCGTTCTGGGCCGGTTCTGAAGGTTCCCTTCTGCTCTGGACAGTTCTGATAATGGGTTACGCGGTTGCTTATGTGAGAATGGAGAAAAAAGACCTTCTCTCTGCATACACACTAATGATAGTGAACATCATTGCCCTGTTCTTCCTCACACTGCTGATTTCAATCCAGAATCCGTTCCGGGACCTCGGATTTATGCCTTCAGATGGAGCCGGACTTAACCCTCTGCTCCAGACCCCCGAAATGGCGGCTCATCCACCAACACTGTTCCTGGGATACGCTGGCTCAGCTTTGGTGTATGCCTTGGCACTTGCAGGTGTGATGACAGCCAACGACACCTGGGTGTACAGGGGGAGAAAATGGATAGTGTTCACGTGGATCTGGCTTACTCAGGGCATATTCTGGGGAGCGCTCTGGGCGTATGACGTCCTCGGCTGGGGCGGTTACTGGGCATGGGATCCTGTGGAAAACTCCTCACTCCTCCCGTGGCTAACTCTCTCTGCACTGATGCACAGTGTCATGATTCAGGAAGCCAGACGAGGCATGAAGCTCTGGAACATAATTCTGGCATTCATGACCTTTGAATTCGTCATCCTCGGGACATACATTACGAGGAGCGGAGTAATAAGCAGCGTTCACGCATTCGGGCAGAGCAACCTCACACCCCCGTTCACATTCATGCTCTTTGCCGTATTCGCAATAACGCTGTACATAATCTACGAGCGTAAGGATTACATAAAAAGCAAGGACATAATCGAAGCTGCAGCTTCAAAAGAGGCCACATTTCTGTTCAACAATCTGATACTCGTTACCTCAGCACTCACAGTATTCTGGGGTACAATATTCCCGCTGATAAGCGAGGGTATCACGGGATACAAGGTCACAATCGGCCCGCCATTCTACAACACGGTGATCACGCCTCTTGCGTTCTTCCTCATAATCCTGCTTGGACTGTGCATAGCGTTCCCGTGGAGACGGACCTCTGGTAAAGAACTTCTGAAGAGACTCAGACTGCCTGCAGCCGCATTCATTGCAGGACTTGTATACTCAATCGCAGTAGGACACAGGTTTGAGATGGTGATAGCAATTTCCTCATTCCTGTTTGCGATAACCACTCACCTTCAGCAATACATCTGGGATACGACCAGCTTCAGAGAACAGTACGGCAACCTGAGTCTGATCAAGATCGTCCTCAGGAGGAGAAGAAGATACGGAGGTTATACTGCCCATCTGGGACTGCTCCTGGTTTTCATCGGCATTGCGGGTGGAATTTACGCCCAAGAATACGAGAACGTAAGGCTCCAGATACACCAGCCAGCAAACTTTGGAGAATACACCCTGATATACTCCGCACCGGACTATGAAGACACTCCGCTAAAAACAACATGGGCGGCAAAGATCGAGATATGGAAAGACGGAAGACTGCTCGGTGAAGCCAGACCCGCAATAGAGCTGTATAAAGCGGGCAACGGAGAACAGATAAGGAAGGTGTACATCCATACGGAATTCCCGAAAGATCTCTATCTCATCCTGAATGGAATAGATGAAAATTCGGTTCTGCTGACAGTCAAAATCGAACCTACTGTGAACCTGATATGGCTTGGAAGCTGGATTTTGACCGCTGGAGGAGTGTTTGCTCTGATACCGAGGAGATTCGTCAGAGGGCTGTTCGAAGGTACAAAGAAAAAAGAAGAGGTGGTTTCATGA
- a CDS encoding cytochrome c-type biogenesis protein yields MLKKLVKLVAILIIFSGVASSAYSPLDVETKIYCPCGCGEILYSCECETAVAAKTEISRELTSGKTPDEIIQKFVNQYGSAILVNAELEAIKSASRNNNVNPLPFYLAAIVITGIIAYQLGSRSKNKGRKGGKKPGKDNDWEL; encoded by the coding sequence ATGTTGAAAAAACTGGTCAAACTGGTAGCGATCCTGATAATATTTTCTGGAGTGGCAAGTTCAGCATACTCACCGCTTGACGTTGAAACAAAGATATACTGTCCATGCGGTTGTGGAGAGATTCTGTACAGCTGTGAATGCGAAACTGCAGTCGCAGCAAAAACAGAGATTTCGAGAGAGCTTACGTCAGGAAAGACTCCGGACGAGATCATCCAGAAATTTGTAAATCAGTACGGTAGCGCCATTCTCGTAAACGCTGAACTGGAGGCGATAAAATCTGCCTCAAGAAACAACAATGTGAACCCGTTACCATTCTATCTGGCCGCAATTGTTATAACGGGAATAATCGCATATCAGCTCGGAAGCAGATCCAAGAATAAAGGCAGAAAAGGCGGAAAGAAGCCAGGAAAGGATAACGACTGGGAATTATGA
- a CDS encoding thrombospondin type 3 repeat-containing protein — MSVWKRWRNVTAVILLVSLLLLAPVDARPEYMKDFKEYSDSIKKCTLCHVQSSGYGGLNSFGADYAKLGKGERLLTKDSDGDGYTNQQELSSGTFPGDPDSKPGKEAPGMEVLAALFAIYLAMLIVRKI, encoded by the coding sequence ATGAGTGTGTGGAAACGCTGGAGAAATGTAACGGCCGTAATTCTGCTGGTGTCCCTTCTACTCCTGGCACCGGTGGATGCAAGGCCAGAGTACATGAAGGATTTCAAAGAATACAGCGACAGCATTAAGAAGTGCACCCTCTGTCATGTCCAGAGTTCTGGATATGGAGGATTGAACAGTTTTGGGGCAGACTATGCCAAACTTGGAAAGGGAGAAAGGCTCCTCACCAAAGACAGTGATGGAGATGGATACACAAACCAGCAGGAACTCAGTTCAGGCACATTTCCGGGAGATCCCGACTCCAAACCGGGAAAAGAGGCTCCAGGAATGGAGGTGCTGGCAGCTCTGTTCGCCATATACCTGGCAATGCTGATAGTTAGAAAGATTTAA
- a CDS encoding helix-turn-helix transcriptional regulator: MKNEHLISIIAGLVMLVLSYTLVPQATPHMMMYSPYYSTLPSILAVAGILLVVIPIIFAVQSERCEDPEGGKDLKNHEIAPEKETPEAKNCVETLAVAEKLLEEDEKKVLKIIAENEGITQDSLHFRTGFSTSKVSMIVKKLEEKDLIYRERFGKTYRLYLSDWVKS, encoded by the coding sequence ATGAAAAATGAACATCTCATTTCGATCATTGCGGGCCTCGTAATGCTTGTACTCTCATACACTCTCGTTCCGCAGGCGACCCCTCACATGATGATGTACTCCCCATACTACAGCACTCTGCCATCCATACTTGCTGTTGCGGGAATATTGCTCGTGGTCATACCTATCATCTTTGCCGTTCAGTCAGAGCGCTGTGAGGATCCGGAAGGCGGGAAAGATTTGAAGAATCATGAAATAGCACCTGAAAAAGAAACTCCTGAAGCCAAAAACTGCGTTGAAACACTCGCAGTTGCGGAAAAACTCCTCGAAGAGGACGAAAAGAAGGTGCTGAAAATCATTGCGGAAAATGAGGGCATAACTCAGGACAGTCTGCATTTCAGAACAGGCTTCTCCACATCGAAGGTATCCATGATTGTTAAAAAGCTCGAGGAAAAGGACTTGATCTACCGTGAGAGGTTTGGAAAGACATACAGGCTCTATCTTAGTGACTGGGTGAAAAGTTAA
- a CDS encoding c-type cytochrome, translated as MERKEIVFLLMGFAIGLVAGAFIAGLTYSTYPGWMPGMQYMPGMQYTPTPYSAEYKTNGERIFLTGVNENGERIPFVGGPQWLYMHGGGCASCHGADGRGGIYPMMCGVKTPDIRYSTLTEKHGMSEENIIKAITQGVDDEGDELDYCMPRWQMSEDDLNDLIAYLKELG; from the coding sequence ATGGAGAGAAAAGAAATTGTATTTTTGCTGATGGGGTTTGCCATCGGTCTGGTGGCAGGGGCATTCATTGCCGGTCTGACATACAGCACCTATCCCGGCTGGATGCCTGGAATGCAGTACATGCCCGGGATGCAGTACACCCCAACGCCATACTCGGCTGAGTACAAGACCAATGGCGAAAGGATATTCCTTACCGGAGTGAATGAGAATGGTGAGAGGATCCCCTTTGTTGGGGGACCGCAATGGCTATACATGCACGGAGGTGGCTGTGCCAGCTGTCACGGTGCCGACGGCAGAGGCGGGATCTATCCCATGATGTGCGGGGTGAAAACACCCGACATCAGGTACTCGACCCTGACTGAGAAGCACGGTATGAGCGAGGAGAATATAATTAAAGCGATAACCCAGGGTGTTGATGACGAAGGAGATGAACTGGACTACTGCATGCCGAGGTGGCAGATGAGCGAGGACGACCTGAACGACCTGATCGCATATCTCAAAGAACTTGGCTGA
- a CDS encoding class I SAM-dependent methyltransferase, producing MKKGTDKKKYDRIARVYDLMESPMEVFALSRWREELMEIVEGRNILEVGIGTGKNIQHYRDWRVVGVDISRKMLEKAAIKSRRIGREIDLVVADVETLPFKDESFDGIISTFVFCSVENPLAGLRELHRVLKKGGKAYFLEHMRCENDFAGKFMDFINPIFRAIGPEINRKTAENIRKTGFKILEEKYLRTSVFRIIIAEK from the coding sequence ATGAAGAAAGGCACAGATAAAAAGAAGTATGACCGAATAGCGAGAGTATATGATCTCATGGAATCTCCCATGGAGGTTTTTGCCCTTTCCAGATGGAGAGAGGAGCTCATGGAAATCGTTGAGGGCAGAAACATCCTGGAAGTGGGAATCGGGACCGGCAAAAACATTCAGCATTACAGAGACTGGAGGGTCGTCGGAGTGGACATCAGCAGGAAAATGCTCGAAAAAGCAGCCATAAAGTCAAGACGCATTGGGAGAGAAATAGACCTGGTGGTGGCAGATGTGGAAACTCTTCCATTTAAAGATGAATCATTTGATGGAATAATATCTACATTCGTTTTCTGCTCTGTTGAAAATCCTCTCGCTGGATTGAGAGAACTACACAGGGTCCTTAAAAAAGGCGGAAAGGCCTATTTCCTCGAACACATGAGGTGCGAAAACGATTTTGCAGGCAAATTCATGGATTTCATCAATCCGATTTTCAGGGCGATAGGCCCGGAAATAAACAGGAAAACCGCAGAAAATATAAGAAAAACGGGTTTCAAAATTCTTGAAGAAAAATATCTAAGGACATCGGTTTTCAGAATTATCATTGCTGAAAAGTAA